In Dolichospermum flos-aquae CCAP 1403/13F, the following proteins share a genomic window:
- a CDS encoding acyl-CoA dehydrogenase family protein encodes MSKSLVLETPSTTTTSFSDILAKVDTLAADFATRASIYDRNSSFPFENFEALHKAQLLSLTIPVEFGGLAVGYTTACQVIEKIASGDASTALVLTMHYLQHANAARHRRWHSSIYERLCRESVEGIALLNAARVEPELGTPARGGLPATIAKRTSDGWSITGHKQYTTGSPILRYFVVWARTDDEEAQVGSFLVPRYIPGVKIVETWDHLGMRATGSHDLILENVCIPLEYALDVHPVKAESKPDPLMLAGGSLFLSALYQGVSTAARNWLVKYLNERSPSNLGTSLASLPHFQASVGEIEALLYANHRLIYSLTKDIDQGEYDSNISLHAQTVKYLATSNAIRSVEIGLQLIGNPGLSKKIRWKDIIEMFFVVGFIHPKMM; translated from the coding sequence ATGTCAAAATCACTTGTTTTAGAAACACCCTCAACTACAACAACATCTTTCTCCGATATTTTGGCGAAAGTTGATACTCTTGCGGCTGATTTTGCCACCCGTGCCTCCATCTACGATCGCAATAGTTCCTTTCCCTTTGAAAACTTTGAGGCGCTGCACAAAGCACAATTATTGAGTCTAACTATACCAGTGGAGTTTGGTGGCTTGGCGGTAGGGTACACTACAGCCTGTCAAGTGATTGAAAAGATAGCCAGTGGAGATGCTTCTACTGCTTTGGTGCTGACAATGCACTACCTACAACACGCTAACGCTGCTAGACACCGACGCTGGCATTCCTCTATCTATGAAAGGCTGTGTCGAGAATCTGTGGAAGGTATAGCTTTGCTCAATGCTGCCCGTGTAGAGCCAGAATTAGGTACACCAGCCAGGGGAGGATTACCTGCAACCATCGCCAAACGGACATCCGATGGTTGGTCAATAACAGGTCATAAACAATACACTACTGGTAGCCCAATTTTGCGTTACTTTGTAGTTTGGGCGCGGACAGATGATGAAGAAGCGCAAGTAGGGAGTTTTTTAGTACCCCGTTACATTCCAGGGGTGAAGATTGTGGAAACTTGGGATCATTTGGGAATGAGAGCTACAGGCAGTCACGACCTGATTTTAGAGAATGTCTGCATTCCCCTAGAGTATGCCTTAGATGTGCATCCTGTCAAGGCTGAGTCAAAACCTGATCCCTTAATGCTGGCAGGTGGGAGTTTATTTTTAAGTGCTTTGTATCAAGGGGTATCAACAGCAGCACGGAATTGGTTAGTTAAATATTTGAATGAGCGCTCGCCTAGCAATCTAGGTACAAGTTTAGCAAGTTTACCACACTTTCAAGCATCTGTTGGTGAAATTGAAGCCTTACTATATGCCAACCATCGCCTAATTTACAGTCTCACAAAAGACATTGATCAAGGTGAATATGACTCGAATATTAGTTTGCACGCACAAACAGTAAAATATTTGGCAACAAGTAATGCCATTCGATCCGTAGAAATTGGTTTGCAACTGATTGGTAATCCAGGTTTATCTAAAAAAATCCGCTGGAAAGACATTATCGAGATGTTCTTTGTAGTCGGGTTCATACACCCCAAAATGATGTAG